A stretch of Triticum aestivum cultivar Chinese Spring chromosome 1D, IWGSC CS RefSeq v2.1, whole genome shotgun sequence DNA encodes these proteins:
- the LOC123182412 gene encoding non-specific lipid transfer protein GPI-anchored 11 — translation MALAAAQRQRSASAVLVAAVLLSLSLSLSCVQAQAPHVAVPPSAPPKAAAAPGPAAGLSAACLNSLLNMSDCLPYVQAGSKARAPDKPCCPELAGMVGSNPVCLCELLSGAADSLGIAVDYARALALPGVCRVATPPITTCAAMGYNVRLGPSPAPAPGSPSPMSPGGSPQYPAGPSPFASPPESPKPSHAARRFHAAGALVALAASFAVGMAFF, via the exons ATGGCGCTCGCAGCGGCACAACGCCAGCGGTCGGCGTCGGCCGTGCTGGTCGCGGCGGTGCTGCTATCGCTTTCACTCTCACTCTCATGCGTGCAGGCGCAGGCGCCGCACGTGGCGGTGCCACCTTCGGCTCCcccgaaggcggcggcggcgcctgggCCGGCCGCGGGGTTGAGCGCGGCGTGCCTCAACTCGCTGCTCAACATGTCGGACTGCCTGCCGTACGTGCAGGCCGGGAGCAAGGCGCGGGCGCCGGACAAGCCGTGCTGCCCGGAGCTGGCCGGCATGGTGGGCTCCAACCCCGTCTGCCTCTGCGAGCTCCTCTCCGGGGCCGCCGACTCCCTCGGCATCGCCGTCGACTACGCCCGCGCGCTCGCGCTCCCCGGCGTCTGCCGCGTCGCCACCCCGCCCATCACCACCTGCGCAG CAATGGGATACAACGTTCGTCTGGGCCCGTCTCCGGCGCCCGCGCCGGGATCTCCCTCGCCCATGTCGCCCGGCGGCAGCCCACAGTACCCCGCTG GTCCTTCGCCGTTCGCCTCGCCGCCGGAGTCGCCCAAGCCCAGCCACGCGGCGCGCCGcttccacgccgccggcgccctcgtcgccctcgccgcctccttcgccgtcgGGATGGCCTTCTTCTAA
- the LOC123182409 gene encoding probable prolyl 4-hydroxylase 4 isoform X3 — protein sequence MARAPLPGPALSLLSVILLLVGRRGAAGAGGGGGGRGSSVYPAPVVYPHHSRQISWYPRAFLYPHFLTDDEANHLVSLARAELKRSAVADDTSGKSKLSEVRTSSGTFISKGQDPIVAGIEDKIAAWTFLPKENGEDMQVLRYKRGEKYEPHHDFFTDSVNTIRGGHRVATVLLYLTDVAEGGETVFPLAKARKGSHHKDLSECAQKGLAVKPRKGDALLFFNLRPDAETDPSSLHGGCEVIKGEKWSATKWIRVASFDKVYHTPGNCTDNSNSCSQWAALGECTKNPAYMVGTVALPGHCRRSCNVC from the exons ATGGCGCGGGCTCCCCTTCCCGGCCCAGCTCTGTCCCTCCTCTccgtcatcctcctcctcgtcggccgccgcggagctgccggggccggcggcggcggcggaggcaggggcagCTCCGTGTACCCGGCCCCCGTCGTCTACCCGCACCACTCCAGGCAGATCTCCTGGTATCCCAG GGCCTTCCTCTACCCGCACTTCCTCACCGACGACGAGGCCAACCACCTCGTCTCCCTC GCCAGGGCGGAGCTCAAGAGGTCGGCGGTCGCCGATGACACGTCGGGCAAGAGCAAGCTCAGCGAGGTCCGCACCAGCTCCGGCACCTTCATCAGCAAGGGCCAG GATCCAATTGTTGCTGGTATAGAGGATAAAATTGCCGCATGGACATTTCTTCCAAAAG AGAACGGCGAAGATATGCAAGTTCTAAGATATAAGCGCGGTGAGAAGTATGAACCGCACCATGATTTCTTCACCGACAGTGTTAACACTATCCGCGGTGGACATCGGGTAGCTACTGTACTTCTGTACTTAACAGACGTTGCAGAAGGAGGGGAAACTGTTTTCCCCTTAGCCAAG GCACGTAAAGGATCACACCATAAAGATTTGTCAGAATGTGCACAGAAAGGACTTGCAG TGAAACCACGAAAAGGGGACGCCCTTCTGTTCTTCAACCTTCGCCCAGACGCCGAGACAGATCCGTCGAGCCTCCATGGCGGATGCGAGGTCATCAAGGGGGAGAAATGGTCGGCAACAAAATGGATCCGCGTGGCCTCGTTCGACAAGGTCTATCACACGCCAGGCAATTGCACGGACAACAGCAACAGCTGCTCGCAGTGGGCGGCGTTGGGAGAGTGCACAAAGAACCCAGCATACATGGTGGGGACCGTGGCGCTGCCCGGGCACTGTAGAAGGAGCTGCAACGTGTGTTAG